Proteins from one Deinococcus actinosclerus genomic window:
- a CDS encoding SRPBCC family protein, protein MTHAATLDHRIEDARTLVLDRTFAATPERVFAAFTQPEHLKHWWGPRGWTLTHCTVDLRPGGRWHYCMTCQDPAQGDFYGMNSWGLGVYEHIGAPTRLTYTDHFSDEQGAVNDQMPATLTDLTFEAVPGGTRVTSRSTYVRSEDLQAVLDMGMLQGISETWDRLAEHLPG, encoded by the coding sequence ATGACGCACGCCGCCACCCTCGACCACCGCATCGAAGACGCCCGCACCCTCGTGCTGGACCGCACCTTCGCCGCCACGCCCGAGCGGGTGTTCGCGGCCTTCACGCAGCCCGAGCACCTGAAACACTGGTGGGGGCCGCGGGGCTGGACCCTCACCCACTGCACGGTGGACCTGCGCCCCGGCGGCCGCTGGCACTACTGCATGACCTGCCAGGACCCCGCGCAGGGCGACTTCTACGGCATGAACAGCTGGGGCCTGGGCGTGTACGAGCACATCGGGGCCCCCACCCGCCTGACCTACACCGACCACTTCAGCGACGAGCAGGGCGCCGTGAACGACCAGATGCCCGCCACGCTGACCGACCTGACCTTCGAGGCCGTCCCCGGCGGCACCCGCGTCACCAGCCGCTCCACGTACGTCCGCTCGGAAGACCTCCAGGCCGTGCTGGACATGGGCATGCTCCAGGGCATCAGCGAGACCTGGGACCGGCTGGCCGAACACCTGCCGGGCTGA
- a CDS encoding carboxymuconolactone decarboxylase family protein → MSDHEPPTDPRARDVIFGTQQARIQQRLDELDPDLGRYIRDFAYDTVYDRPALALKTKELIACALLVSLGSPPELRTHIRGALNAGATEAEVRDALMMCVPYLGFPRTVAAFEVLRQHLQGRERDGTTRPAPTGEAGQGEGEGQ, encoded by the coding sequence GTGAGCGACCACGAGCCCCCGACCGACCCCCGCGCCCGTGACGTGATCTTCGGGACGCAGCAGGCGCGCATTCAGCAGCGGCTCGACGAACTGGACCCGGATCTGGGCCGCTACATCCGCGACTTCGCCTACGACACGGTGTACGACCGCCCCGCCCTTGCGCTGAAGACGAAGGAACTGATCGCCTGCGCGCTGCTGGTCTCCCTGGGCAGTCCGCCGGAACTGCGCACCCACATCCGGGGCGCCCTGAACGCCGGCGCGACCGAGGCGGAGGTGCGTGACGCCCTGATGATGTGTGTGCCGTACCTGGGCTTTCCCCGCACGGTGGCGGCCTTCGAGGTGCTGCGTCAGCACCTCCAGGGCAGGGAGAGGGACGGCACGACACGACCGGCCCCCACAGGGGAGGCCGGTCAGGGTGAGGGAGAAGGTCAGTAG
- a CDS encoding ATP-dependent Clp protease ATP-binding subunit, whose product MNRYDDRARLVFHYAREEGNRLGHAMVGPEHLLLGLMREGGTAASILGEFGASLDGLRRRVEEIIGRGEGNRLNDAPSITPRARRVMELASSEARALGAQVTSTEHILLGIIREGDGVAFRILQELTKDVDTIRWRILAQGEGSGSKPAKPVATPFLDEYGRDLTKWAREGKLDPVIGRSEEIRRVTQILTRRTKNNPVLIGDPGVGKTAIVEGLALAIHEKRTPPNLHNVRLVSLDLSGVVAGTKYRGEFEERLRQIIEELRNAKVMAFIDELHTLVGAGGAEGTLDAANILKPALSRGEIQVIGATTTGEYHRYIEKDAALERRFQPVIVLEPSPAETLQILRGLKPKYEEHHGVQIPEQALELAVRIGERSLPGRNFPDKAIDLIDEAASRVRLNMSVGLPVAETEDGEPYVTREDIESVINSMGGIYSEETAAQLVDLEQQLQDQVYGQPDAIRALSSALRRARVGLGGRTRVAASFLFVGSSGVGKTHLAKALARTLFGSERSLIRMDMSEFQESHSVSKLIGSPPGYVGFEQGGRLTEAVRRQPFSVILLDEIEKAHPDVYNTFLQVLDDGRLTDGLGRTVDFRRTIIIMTSNTGFNVNPTVGFSPVTPDNNQPLRHIFTPEFLDRLDEVIRFKSLGEEELVRVAQQLMGEMREELASRELTVTFDPAIAAWLVGKLKSRSPKHAVGSSRQLRTLVREEIEDPLALELASNHGEEVRVVLGQDGVQFEKGEEAATRQILA is encoded by the coding sequence ATGAACCGATACGACGACCGCGCCCGCCTCGTGTTCCACTACGCCCGCGAGGAAGGCAACCGCCTGGGCCACGCCATGGTCGGCCCCGAGCACCTCCTGCTGGGCCTGATGCGCGAGGGCGGCACCGCCGCGAGCATCCTCGGGGAGTTCGGCGCGTCCCTGGACGGCCTGCGCCGCCGCGTCGAGGAGATCATCGGCCGCGGCGAGGGCAACCGCCTGAACGACGCCCCCAGCATCACGCCCCGCGCCCGCCGCGTCATGGAACTCGCGTCCAGCGAGGCCCGCGCCCTGGGCGCCCAGGTGACGAGTACCGAGCACATCCTGCTGGGCATCATCCGCGAAGGTGACGGCGTGGCCTTCCGCATCCTGCAGGAACTCACCAAGGACGTGGACACCATCCGCTGGCGCATCCTGGCGCAGGGCGAGGGCAGCGGCAGCAAACCCGCCAAGCCGGTCGCCACGCCGTTCCTCGACGAGTACGGCCGCGACCTGACGAAGTGGGCGCGCGAGGGCAAACTCGACCCGGTGATCGGGCGCAGCGAGGAGATCCGCCGCGTCACGCAGATCCTCACGCGCCGCACGAAGAACAACCCGGTCCTGATCGGGGATCCCGGCGTGGGCAAGACCGCCATCGTCGAGGGCCTGGCGCTCGCCATTCATGAGAAGCGCACCCCGCCCAACCTCCACAACGTGCGGCTGGTCAGCCTGGACCTGAGCGGCGTCGTGGCCGGCACCAAGTACCGCGGGGAGTTCGAGGAACGCCTGCGGCAGATCATCGAGGAGCTGCGCAACGCGAAGGTCATGGCCTTCATCGACGAGCTGCACACCCTGGTCGGCGCGGGCGGCGCCGAGGGAACGCTGGACGCCGCGAACATCCTCAAGCCCGCCCTCTCGCGCGGGGAGATCCAGGTGATCGGCGCGACCACCACCGGCGAGTACCACCGCTACATCGAGAAGGACGCCGCCCTGGAACGCCGCTTCCAGCCGGTCATCGTGCTCGAACCCAGCCCCGCCGAGACCCTCCAGATCCTGCGCGGCCTGAAACCCAAGTACGAGGAGCACCACGGCGTGCAGATCCCTGAGCAGGCGCTGGAACTGGCCGTGCGCATCGGTGAGCGCAGCCTGCCGGGCCGGAACTTCCCGGACAAGGCCATCGACCTGATCGACGAGGCCGCCAGCCGCGTGCGCCTGAACATGAGTGTCGGCCTGCCCGTCGCGGAGACCGAGGACGGCGAGCCCTACGTGACCCGTGAGGACATCGAGAGCGTCATCAACTCCATGGGCGGCATCTACTCAGAGGAAACCGCCGCGCAACTGGTCGACCTGGAGCAGCAGCTCCAGGATCAGGTGTACGGCCAGCCGGACGCGATCCGCGCGCTGAGTTCCGCGCTGCGCCGCGCCCGCGTGGGCCTGGGCGGCCGCACCCGCGTCGCCGCGAGCTTCCTGTTCGTCGGCTCCAGCGGCGTCGGCAAGACCCACCTCGCCAAGGCGCTGGCCCGCACGCTGTTCGGCAGTGAACGCAGCCTGATCCGCATGGACATGAGCGAATTCCAGGAAAGCCACTCGGTCAGCAAACTGATCGGCTCGCCCCCCGGCTACGTGGGCTTCGAGCAGGGCGGCCGCCTGACGGAAGCCGTGCGCCGCCAGCCGTTCAGCGTGATCCTCCTCGACGAGATCGAGAAGGCCCACCCGGACGTGTACAACACCTTCCTGCAGGTCCTCGACGACGGCCGCCTGACCGACGGTCTGGGCCGCACCGTGGACTTCCGCCGCACGATCATCATCATGACCAGCAACACCGGCTTCAACGTGAACCCCACCGTGGGCTTCAGTCCCGTCACGCCGGACAACAACCAGCCGCTGCGGCACATCTTCACCCCGGAGTTCCTCGACCGCCTGGACGAGGTCATCCGCTTCAAGAGCCTCGGTGAGGAGGAACTCGTGCGGGTCGCGCAGCAGCTCATGGGCGAGATGCGCGAGGAACTCGCCAGCCGCGAACTGACCGTCACCTTCGACCCCGCCATCGCCGCGTGGCTGGTCGGCAAACTCAAGTCCCGCAGCCCCAAGCATGCGGTCGGCAGCAGCCGCCAGCTGCGCACCCTGGTCCGCGAGGAGATTGAGGACCCCCTGGCGCTGGAACTCGCCAGCAACCACGGCGAGGAAGTCCGCGTCGTGCTCGGCCAGGACGGCGTCCAGTTCGAGAAGGGCGAGGAAGCCGCCACCCGCCAGATCCTGGCGTAA
- a CDS encoding PH domain-containing protein, whose protein sequence is MPPPLSAAPPTSPVWFRALVWLAPLLLIVTAWMPDDGAGKPLPVAGSVALTLLGVGLAALFVQLPRRLSYTLTDTGLRVSRFSGTFEWPYRELRVRRTDGGLGLKMGGVGLPGYYTGTYTFTGAGYRSVQAIASNTRGGLIVERGGTPYYLTPADPDAFAQALAARGVAVLD, encoded by the coding sequence ATGCCCCCCCCGCTGTCGGCCGCGCCGCCCACCTCGCCCGTCTGGTTCCGGGCGCTGGTGTGGCTGGCGCCTCTGCTCCTGATCGTGACCGCCTGGATGCCGGACGACGGCGCAGGCAAGCCCCTGCCGGTGGCGGGCAGCGTGGCGCTGACCCTGCTGGGCGTGGGGCTGGCCGCCCTGTTCGTGCAGCTGCCCCGGCGGCTCTCGTACACCCTGACCGACACGGGCCTGCGTGTCAGTCGCTTTTCCGGCACCTTCGAGTGGCCGTACCGCGAGCTGCGCGTGCGCCGCACCGACGGCGGGCTGGGCCTGAAGATGGGCGGGGTGGGCCTGCCCGGCTACTACACCGGGACCTACACCTTCACGGGGGCCGGGTACCGCAGCGTGCAGGCCATCGCGTCGAACACGCGTGGCGGCCTGATCGTCGAGCGGGGCGGCACGCCGTACTACCTGACGCCCGCCGACCCGGACGCCTTCGCGCAGGCGCTCGCCGCGCGGGGCGTGGCCGTGCTGGACTGA
- a CDS encoding cation diffusion facilitator family transporter, whose protein sequence is MTSGATDHDHAEHAHDAHGHSGHDHGAHASGHGGHDHNHGANANARQLTLALLLTGGFLIVEVVYAVLSGSLALLSDAGHMLTDAAALGLSLLALRVGARPADARRTFGYRRAEVLAAAVNAGALFAVGIYVLVEAARRFAQPVEVQATPMLIVAVLGLVVNLISARILAGGQRESLNMRSAYLEVMGDLLGSVAVILGALLIRFTGWTWVDPLLGAGIGLWVLPRTWALLRASVNVLLEGVPRGLDLDALRAELRALPGVEDVHDLHVWSVTGGVNNLTAHLVAPSADAGLLREVEAVAARFGVAHSTVQIEGPDAHASGAGELHP, encoded by the coding sequence ATGACGAGCGGTGCCACCGATCACGACCACGCGGAACACGCGCATGACGCGCACGGCCATAGCGGGCATGATCACGGCGCCCACGCGTCCGGTCACGGTGGGCATGACCACAACCACGGCGCGAACGCGAACGCGCGGCAGCTGACCCTGGCCCTGCTGCTGACCGGCGGGTTCCTGATCGTGGAGGTCGTGTACGCGGTCCTGTCCGGCAGTCTGGCGCTGCTGAGCGACGCGGGGCACATGCTGACCGACGCGGCGGCGCTGGGCCTGTCCCTGCTGGCCCTGCGGGTGGGCGCGCGGCCCGCGGACGCGCGGCGCACCTTCGGGTACCGCCGGGCGGAGGTGCTGGCCGCCGCCGTGAACGCCGGGGCGCTGTTCGCGGTGGGCATCTACGTGCTCGTGGAGGCCGCGCGGCGCTTCGCGCAGCCGGTCGAGGTGCAGGCCACCCCCATGCTGATCGTCGCGGTGCTGGGGCTGGTGGTGAACCTGATCAGCGCCCGTATCCTGGCCGGGGGGCAGCGTGAGAGCCTGAACATGCGCTCGGCGTACCTGGAGGTCATGGGCGACCTGCTGGGCAGCGTCGCCGTGATCCTGGGGGCGCTGCTGATCCGCTTCACCGGCTGGACGTGGGTGGACCCGCTGCTGGGCGCTGGCATCGGCCTGTGGGTGCTGCCGCGCACCTGGGCGCTGCTGCGCGCCAGCGTCAACGTCCTGCTCGAAGGCGTGCCGCGCGGGCTGGATCTGGACGCCCTGCGCGCCGAGCTGCGCGCCCTGCCCGGCGTGGAGGACGTGCACGACCTGCACGTGTGGAGCGTGACCGGTGGCGTTAACAACCTGACCGCCCATCTGGTGGCCCCGTCGGCAGATGCCGGGCTGCTGCGCGAGGTGGAGGCGGTGGCGGCCCGTTTCGGCGTCGCGCACAGCACGGTGCAAATCGAGGGGCCGGACGCCCACGCGTCGGGCGCGGGAGAGCTGCATCCCTGA
- a CDS encoding DNA gyrase subunit B: MTQTDDTVKDIATTAGPSAEYTAADISVLEGMDAVRKRPGMYVQGGTGIDGYHQLLTEIIDNGIDEGLANFATEIHVILHADGAATVTDNGRGIPIDIMQSKGRPAIEVIFSELHAGGKFGQGAYKVSGGLHGVGSTVVNALSLYLDVTVNKHGHLHNVRFEKGILVKPLRDEGPTPKDVTWATSVSFHPDPSIFKEFDNQFNYDRIRNRLRELAYLTGLKIVIRDERVDLHAGQIKEETFHEKGGIANFARALVTDDSKLLYDQPIVMTGQHSGVNVKVAFIHANTYASDNILTYANMIRTRDGGTPLTGFKTAYTRILNKYAKDKNLIKNGNPVPSGDDLLEGIYCVVSVEVEDPQFESQAKVKLLNSEAQTAVNAVVGEKFAEFLEENPKVGKTIVEKAAEAARAREAARKARDIVRRSNPLENDDLPGKLADCSSQDPAESELFIVEGISAGGSAKGGRERRFQAILPLRGKILNVEKAELNKILKNAEIRALIGAIGAGVEGTGDRMHFDLSNLRYHKIIIMTDADMDGGHIATLLLTFFYRYMRPVVEAGYLYIAQPPLYRIMIGREKKGTYLYTNEDLKEHVARANKEGKKYDIQRFKGLGEMNADQLWDTTMNPETRALKRVGIEDLIVANEVFENLMGSDVAPRKTFIQENARFAEISV, translated from the coding sequence ATGACCCAGACCGACGACACTGTGAAAGACATCGCCACCACCGCCGGCCCCAGCGCCGAGTACACCGCCGCCGACATCAGCGTCCTCGAGGGCATGGACGCCGTACGCAAACGCCCCGGCATGTACGTGCAGGGCGGCACCGGCATCGACGGCTACCACCAGCTCCTCACCGAGATCATCGACAACGGCATCGACGAGGGCCTCGCCAACTTCGCCACCGAGATCCACGTCATCCTGCACGCCGACGGCGCCGCCACCGTCACCGACAACGGCCGCGGCATCCCCATAGACATCATGCAGAGCAAGGGCCGCCCCGCCATCGAGGTCATCTTCAGCGAACTGCACGCCGGCGGCAAATTCGGCCAGGGCGCGTACAAGGTCTCCGGCGGCCTGCACGGCGTCGGCAGCACCGTCGTGAACGCCCTGAGCCTCTACCTCGACGTCACCGTCAACAAGCACGGGCACCTGCACAACGTCCGCTTCGAAAAGGGCATCCTCGTCAAACCCCTGCGCGACGAAGGCCCCACGCCCAAGGACGTCACCTGGGCCACCAGCGTCAGCTTCCACCCGGATCCCAGCATCTTCAAGGAATTCGACAACCAGTTCAACTACGACCGCATCCGCAACCGCCTGCGCGAACTGGCGTACCTGACGGGCCTGAAGATCGTCATCCGCGACGAACGCGTGGACCTGCACGCCGGGCAGATCAAGGAAGAGACCTTCCACGAGAAGGGCGGCATCGCCAACTTCGCCCGCGCGCTCGTCACCGACGACAGCAAACTGCTGTACGACCAGCCCATCGTCATGACCGGCCAGCACAGCGGCGTGAACGTCAAGGTCGCGTTCATCCACGCGAACACCTACGCCAGCGACAACATCCTCACCTACGCGAACATGATCCGCACCCGCGACGGCGGCACGCCCCTGACCGGCTTCAAGACCGCGTACACCCGCATCCTGAACAAGTACGCCAAGGACAAGAACCTCATCAAGAACGGCAATCCCGTTCCCAGCGGCGACGACCTCCTCGAAGGGATCTACTGCGTCGTCAGCGTCGAGGTGGAAGACCCGCAGTTCGAATCCCAGGCAAAGGTCAAGCTGCTGAACAGCGAGGCGCAGACCGCCGTGAACGCCGTCGTCGGCGAGAAATTCGCCGAGTTCCTCGAGGAGAACCCCAAGGTCGGCAAGACCATCGTCGAGAAGGCCGCCGAAGCCGCCCGCGCCAGAGAAGCCGCCCGCAAGGCCCGCGACATCGTCCGCCGCAGCAACCCGCTGGAAAACGACGACCTGCCCGGCAAACTCGCCGACTGCTCCTCGCAGGACCCCGCTGAAAGCGAGCTGTTCATCGTCGAAGGTATCTCCGCCGGCGGCAGCGCCAAGGGCGGCCGTGAACGCCGCTTCCAGGCGATCCTCCCGCTGCGCGGCAAGATCCTCAACGTCGAGAAGGCCGAACTCAACAAGATCCTCAAGAACGCCGAGATCCGCGCCCTGATCGGCGCCATCGGCGCCGGCGTCGAAGGCACCGGCGACCGCATGCACTTCGACCTTTCAAACCTCCGCTACCACAAGATCATCATCATGACCGACGCGGACATGGACGGTGGCCACATCGCCACCCTCCTCCTGACCTTCTTCTACCGCTACATGCGCCCCGTCGTCGAGGCCGGCTACCTGTACATTGCCCAGCCGCCCCTCTACCGCATCATGATCGGCCGCGAAAAGAAAGGCACGTACCTCTACACCAACGAGGACCTCAAGGAACACGTCGCCCGCGCCAACAAAGAAGGCAAGAAGTACGACATCCAGCGCTTCAAGGGCCTCGGCGAGATGAACGCCGACCAGCTCTGGGACACCACCATGAACCCCGAAACCCGCGCCCTCAAGCGCGTGGGCATCGAAGACCTCATCGTCGCCAACGAAGTCTTCGAGAACCTGATGGGTAGTGACGTCGCCCCGCGCAAGACCTTCATCCAGGAAAACGCGCGCTTCGCCGAAATCAGCGTGTAA
- a CDS encoding ArsR/SmtB family transcription factor — protein sequence MNHHTFTALADPHRFQIVELLRERPHSVGEIADRLGLRQPQTSKHLRVLVGAGLIDLHPQANRRVAHLRPTPFRDLDDWLTRYRPLWEERLDRLDDYLRTLPPEEPNPDPTEPGGSP from the coding sequence TTGAACCACCACACCTTCACCGCCCTGGCCGACCCGCACCGGTTCCAGATCGTCGAGCTCCTGCGCGAACGGCCTCACAGCGTCGGCGAGATCGCTGACCGCCTCGGCCTGCGCCAGCCGCAGACCTCCAAGCACCTGCGCGTCCTCGTGGGCGCCGGCCTGATCGACCTGCACCCCCAGGCCAACCGCCGCGTCGCCCACCTGCGCCCCACGCCCTTTCGCGACCTCGACGACTGGCTGACCCGCTACCGCCCCCTCTGGGAGGAGCGGCTCGACCGGCTCGACGACTACCTGCGCACCCTCCCCCCTGAAGAGCCCAATCCCGACCCCACCGAACCCGGAGGTTCCCCATGA
- the radA gene encoding DNA repair protein RadA → MAKARTTYVCTSCGYTSAKPLGRCPNCQAWNSFEEEVPAVTTAAARGGAYGGITGGRLTPLSGVGRREEPRTPSGIPELDRVLGGGLVAGGVTLIGGEPGIGKSTLLLQVADKVAAGGGTVLYVAGEESLEQIRLRADRLGVKAEIQLTRDTRAEHVAALMAEHRPALCIVDSIQTVTVEGDGAPGGAAQVRDGTALLTRAAKETGTATVLVGHVTKDGTVAGPKVMEHIVDTTVFLETVGSYRLLRSVKNRFGQAGELGVFEMRGEGLIAVENPSAAFLAERPVGVPGSVVAATIDGQRPMLLEVQALASKTPYPNARRVVVGLDARRVDVVLAVLERRLDLTLGGLDVYVNLAGGLKVPDPGLDLAVALAVYSAVVGRALPDSVAVFGEVGLAGEVRSTVASIRRAEEARRAGYTRLIVPPGLDGHPNGVKSVEEAVAQVWGGAPASGRKPRAAAERS, encoded by the coding sequence GTGGCTAAAGCCCGCACCACCTACGTCTGCACGAGTTGCGGGTACACCAGCGCCAAGCCGCTGGGCCGCTGCCCGAACTGTCAGGCGTGGAACTCCTTCGAGGAAGAGGTGCCTGCCGTCACGACCGCCGCTGCGCGTGGCGGGGCGTACGGCGGCATCACAGGAGGCCGCCTCACGCCGCTGTCCGGGGTGGGGCGCCGCGAGGAGCCCCGCACGCCGAGCGGCATTCCGGAACTCGACCGGGTGCTGGGCGGCGGGCTGGTGGCCGGGGGCGTCACGCTGATCGGCGGGGAGCCCGGCATCGGCAAGAGCACCCTGCTGCTTCAGGTCGCGGATAAGGTCGCGGCGGGGGGCGGCACGGTGCTGTACGTGGCGGGCGAGGAATCCCTGGAGCAGATCCGCCTGCGCGCCGACCGGCTGGGCGTGAAGGCCGAGATCCAGCTGACCCGCGACACCCGCGCCGAGCACGTCGCCGCGCTGATGGCCGAGCACAGGCCTGCGCTGTGCATCGTGGACTCCATCCAGACCGTGACGGTCGAGGGGGACGGCGCGCCGGGCGGCGCGGCGCAGGTCCGCGACGGCACGGCGCTGCTGACCCGCGCCGCGAAGGAGACCGGCACCGCCACCGTTCTGGTGGGGCACGTCACGAAGGACGGCACGGTCGCCGGACCGAAGGTCATGGAGCACATCGTGGACACCACCGTCTTCCTGGAGACGGTCGGGTCGTACCGCCTGCTGCGCAGCGTGAAGAACCGCTTCGGGCAGGCCGGTGAACTCGGCGTGTTCGAGATGCGCGGCGAGGGCCTGATCGCCGTCGAGAACCCGTCGGCGGCGTTCCTGGCCGAGCGGCCCGTCGGGGTGCCCGGCAGCGTCGTCGCGGCCACCATCGACGGGCAGCGTCCCATGCTGCTGGAGGTGCAGGCGCTGGCCAGCAAGACGCCGTACCCGAACGCCCGCCGGGTCGTGGTGGGCCTCGACGCCCGCCGCGTGGACGTCGTCCTGGCCGTGCTGGAACGCCGCCTGGACCTCACGCTGGGCGGCCTGGACGTGTACGTGAACCTCGCGGGCGGCCTGAAGGTGCCCGATCCGGGCCTGGATCTCGCGGTGGCGCTGGCGGTGTACTCCGCCGTGGTGGGCCGCGCCCTGCCCGACAGTGTGGCCGTGTTCGGCGAGGTCGGCCTGGCGGGCGAGGTGCGCTCCACCGTCGCCTCCATCCGCCGCGCCGAGGAGGCCCGCCGCGCCGGGTACACCCGCCTGATCGTCCCGCCCGGCCTGGACGGCCACCCGAACGGGGTAAAGAGCGTCGAGGAGGCCGTCGCGCAGGTGTGGGGCGGCGCCCCGGCGTCCGGCCGGAAACCCCGCGCCGCCGCCGAACGGAGCTGA
- a CDS encoding DUF2087 domain-containing protein, with translation MTKSILDFQDEHGRITGWPSDRRRAHQLAILDYLTGLFEPGVSYDQGQAEQILADHSTLEDPSFLLTELVDGDYLATQDGTYWRADGRPGARG, from the coding sequence ATGACGAAGAGCATCCTCGATTTTCAGGACGAACACGGCCGCATCACCGGGTGGCCCAGCGACCGCCGCCGCGCGCACCAGCTCGCCATTCTCGACTACCTCACCGGACTGTTCGAGCCCGGCGTGTCCTACGACCAGGGGCAGGCCGAGCAGATCCTGGCTGACCACAGCACCCTGGAAGACCCCAGCTTCCTGCTGACCGAACTCGTGGACGGCGACTACCTCGCCACGCAGGACGGGACCTACTGGCGGGCGGACGGCCGCCCCGGCGCGCGTGGCTAA
- a CDS encoding vWA domain-containing protein yields MLRTALLSLLLLASAGAAQDAPPCAVPSGDLPTRSRVVFVLDTSGSMRGAGDGRADIFGRVRAQLNTYVRDTRPDQVTLVTFDAGLRSRRSFEQPAGSAAWNAALGNLTADGSNTFLYRSVRDALKPLSARGGEVTQVFVLTDGIDNDTREPGRAVSAADALNAWTDRGPLDRLTYVALGAEIPQDARAALQGSSFASGLVLPVNRVPALSGEGLEGGLRRVDGTTLAAPFPAGTPLALASRAAGLRLAASQVQGRDVTLTVPAGLPPGTAALLCAPPVTGQGWIAPRARQVLLRLTGEPFRWLNPGADRTLRGGEDVALRLRLARGVNAAGLRLGALPTGLSGRLDALPGSREVTVRLWATRPQPQLSFTPTLLLPGVGPVALPAVQGQAGGRVVAATAGAASSAAPSLERRLPGLWWLALLPLAALLAWVARRRPAPRPAVRPAPARPFLPGVEGIEYREDRTLHLVTADGEVAGVPTPLGGPFDLGQLSRVPHLSGLRAEQHRDGLKLLRLPPDLDVSQGARLLAAGDIVRPGTLLGVAVARQVRAPQLELGGLAGLGLPLALHVTGAHVQVRGPYGAHALHVQVPVADLGELLGAPALDGLRVSLSGRTLLLLGTPAGVRLRAAGDAQPVRIGQPLPAHGVLDFAPDEAAQA; encoded by the coding sequence ATGCTCCGCACCGCTCTCCTGTCCCTTCTGCTGCTGGCGTCTGCCGGGGCTGCGCAGGACGCCCCACCCTGCGCCGTCCCGTCCGGAGACCTGCCCACCCGGTCGCGCGTGGTGTTCGTGCTGGACACCAGTGGCAGCATGCGCGGCGCCGGGGACGGCCGGGCCGACATCTTCGGGCGGGTCAGGGCGCAGCTGAACACCTACGTGCGCGACACCCGCCCGGATCAGGTGACCCTGGTGACCTTCGACGCCGGGCTGCGCTCACGCCGCAGCTTCGAGCAGCCGGCCGGCAGCGCCGCCTGGAACGCCGCGCTGGGCAACCTCACCGCCGACGGCAGCAACACCTTCCTGTACCGCAGCGTCCGCGACGCCCTGAAGCCCCTGAGTGCGCGCGGGGGCGAGGTGACACAGGTGTTCGTCCTCACCGACGGGATCGACAACGACACCCGCGAGCCCGGCCGGGCCGTGAGCGCCGCCGACGCCCTGAACGCCTGGACCGACCGGGGCCCGCTCGACCGGCTGACCTACGTGGCCCTGGGGGCCGAGATCCCGCAGGACGCCCGCGCGGCCCTCCAGGGCAGCTCGTTCGCCAGTGGCCTGGTCCTGCCGGTCAACCGGGTGCCGGCGCTCAGCGGCGAGGGGCTCGAGGGTGGGCTGCGCCGGGTGGACGGGACGACGCTGGCCGCGCCGTTTCCGGCCGGCACGCCGCTCGCCCTGGCGAGCCGCGCGGCCGGGTTGCGCCTGGCGGCCAGCCAGGTGCAGGGCCGGGACGTGACCCTGACCGTCCCCGCCGGTCTGCCCCCGGGGACGGCCGCGCTGCTGTGCGCGCCCCCCGTGACCGGCCAGGGCTGGATCGCGCCCCGCGCCCGGCAGGTGCTGCTGCGACTGACGGGAGAACCGTTCAGGTGGCTCAACCCCGGCGCGGACCGTACCCTGCGGGGCGGTGAGGACGTCGCGCTGCGGCTGCGCCTGGCGCGCGGCGTCAATGCGGCCGGGCTGCGCCTGGGCGCCCTGCCCACCGGCCTCAGCGGCCGCCTGGACGCCCTGCCGGGGTCGCGGGAGGTCACCGTGCGGCTGTGGGCCACCCGCCCCCAGCCGCAGCTGTCGTTCACCCCGACCCTGCTGCTGCCCGGGGTGGGACCGGTGGCGTTGCCAGCGGTGCAGGGGCAGGCGGGCGGCCGGGTCGTGGCGGCCACCGCCGGCGCGGCCTCGTCTGCGGCGCCCTCGCTGGAGCGGCGGCTGCCGGGGCTGTGGTGGCTGGCGCTGCTTCCGCTGGCCGCGCTGCTCGCCTGGGTGGCCCGGCGCCGGCCCGCACCCCGGCCCGCCGTCCGGCCGGCGCCGGCCCGGCCGTTCCTGCCGGGGGTCGAGGGCATCGAGTACCGCGAGGACCGCACCCTGCACCTGGTCACGGCCGACGGCGAGGTCGCGGGCGTGCCCACGCCGCTGGGCGGTCCCTTCGATCTGGGGCAGCTCAGCCGCGTGCCTCACCTGAGCGGCCTGCGGGCCGAGCAGCACCGCGACGGCCTGAAACTTCTGCGCCTGCCGCCGGATCTGGACGTCAGCCAGGGCGCGCGGCTGCTGGCGGCGGGGGACATCGTGCGGCCCGGTACGCTGCTGGGGGTGGCGGTCGCGCGGCAGGTGCGCGCCCCGCAGCTGGAACTGGGTGGCCTGGCGGGCCTGGGGCTGCCGCTGGCGCTGCACGTCACCGGCGCGCACGTGCAGGTGCGCGGGCCGTACGGGGCGCACGCCCTGCACGTGCAGGTGCCGGTGGCGGACCTGGGTGAGCTGCTGGGCGCCCCGGCCCTGGACGGCCTGCGCGTGAGCCTGAGTGGCCGCACGCTGCTGCTGCTGGGCACCCCTGCTGGCGTGCGGCTGCGGGCCGCTGGGGACGCGCAGCCGGTCCGGATCGGCCAGCCCCTCCCCGCGCACGGCGTGCTGGACTTCGCGCCGGACGAGGCGGCGCAGGCCTGA